A DNA window from Mastacembelus armatus chromosome 11, fMasArm1.2, whole genome shotgun sequence contains the following coding sequences:
- the ppt1 gene encoding palmitoyl-protein thioesterase 1 isoform X2, with translation MGAIKKMIEEEISGIYVISLMIGKNVIEDTENGFFMDVNEQVSMVCTQLAQDPKLKGGYNAMGFSQGAQFLRAVAQRCPSPPMKTLISVGGQHQGVYGLPRCPGESSHICDMIRKALNNGAYTDLVQKHLVQAQYWHDPLNDDLYKKHSLFLADINQERGINETYKKNLQKLEKIVMVKFLQDTVVDPVVTEWFGFLKTGQAKETETLQESVLYKEDRLGLAAMDKAKKLIFLASEGDHLQFTREWFNKNLLPFLR, from the exons ATGGGAGCAATAAAGAAGATGATCGAGGAGGAGATCTCTGGCATTTACGTTATCTCACTGATGATTGGGAAAAATGTTATAGAG gacACAGAAAATGGGTTTTTCATGGATGTGAATGAGCAGGTGTCCATGGTGTGCACTCAGCTGGCTCAGGACCCAAAGTTGAAGGGAGGATACAATGCCATGGGCTTCTCGCAAGGGGCACAGTTCCT GAGGGCCGTGGCTCAGCGCTGTCCCTCTCCACCAATGAAAACCCTGATCTCTGTTGGCGGCCAGCACCAAG GAGTGTACGGGCTGCCCAGATGTCCTGGAGAGAGTTCGCATATCTGTGACATGATACGCAAAGCTCTGAACAATGGAGCATACACTGACCTGGTCCAAAAACA CTTGGTGCAGGCACAGTACTGGCATGACCCCTTAAATGACGATCTGTACAAGAAGCACAGCCTCTTCCTGGCCGACATCAATCAGGAGAGA GGTATAAATGAGACTTACAAGAAGAATCTTCAGAAGCTGGAAAAGATTGTCATGGTCAAGTTCCTGCAGGACACTGTAGTGGATCCTGTTGTTACTGAG TGGTTTGGCTTCCTGAAAACAGGTCAGGccaaagagacagagactctACAGGAGAGTGTTCTCTACAAAGAG GATCGTCTGGGCCTGGCAGCAATGGACAAGGCCAAAAAGCTGATTTTTCTAGCAAGTGAGGGAGACCACCTGCAGTTCACCCGAGAATGGTTCAACAAAAACCTGCTGCCTTTCTTACGCTAG
- the cap1 gene encoding adenylyl cyclase-associated protein 1: MAELASLVQRLEVAVGRLESMSGPGGSTGGSGGGADSVFVEAFDQIVSGPLAEYISLSQQIGGDVQKHAEMMKQAFSTQRQLLVTASSSQKPSDAVLTTLLQPVSKAIQQVQAFREQNRSSPHFNHLSAVSESVPALGWVAMAPKPCPYVKEMQDAAMFYTNRVLKEYKEKDKTHVDWVKAYVSIWTELQNYIKQHHTTGLTWSKSGPIASASAAPPSAPVGGCPPPPPPGPPPPPMDLSGPSGGGDAGGDDRNALFASINKGAAITKGLKHVSDDQKTHKNPTLRSQNAPVRTGPKPFASAGPRPAVSAPPTRTLPPVLELEGKKWKVENQEGAQDLVISNTELKQVVYAFKCNKSTLQVKGKINSITVDNCKKTGLVFDDVVGIVEIINCKDVKVQVMGKVPTISINKTDGCHVYLSKDSLSCEIVSAKSSEMNILVPNKDGEFTELPVPEQFKTIWDGEKLVTTATEIAG; the protein is encoded by the exons ATGGCAGAGTTGGCGAGTCTGGTGCAGCGGCTGGAGGTGGCGGTGGGCCGTCTGGAATCCATGTCCGGCCCAGGGGGCAGCACTGGAGGTTCTGGCGGGGGAG CTGATTCAGTGTTTGTTGAGGCCTTCGACCAGATTGTCAGTGGTCCTTTGGCTGAGTACATCTCCCTCAGCCAGCAGATAGGAGGTGACGTCCAGAAACAC GCAGAAATGATGAAGCAGGCATTTTCCACTCAGAGACAGCTCCTTGTAACAGCCTCATCCTCCCAGAAGCCCTCTGAT GCAGTCCTGACGACTCTCCTGCAGCCGGTGTCCAAAGCCATTCAGCAGGTGCAGGCTTTTCGCGAGCAGAACCGCAGCTCTCCGCACTTCAACCACCTCTCTGCCGTCAGCGAGAGCGTGCCTGCCCTTGGATGGGTCGCCATG gCTCCTAAGCCGTGCCCCTATGTTAAAGAGATGCAGGATGCCGCCATGTTCTACACCAACCGTGTGCTCAAGGAATACAAGGAGAA GGACAAGACACACGTGGACTGGGTGAAGGCCTACGTCTCCATCTGGACTGAGCTGCAGAACTACATCAAACAGCACCACACCACTGGGCTGACCTGGAGCAAGAGC GGTCCCATAGCTTCAGCCTCTGCAGCTCCCCCCAGTGCTCCTGTTGGTGGatgtcctcctccacctcctcctggaCCTCCACCACCCCCCATGGACCTTAGCGGACCTTCTGGTGGCGGTGATGCAGGTGGCGACGATCGTAATGCTTTGTTCGCCTCCATCAACAAGGGAGCTGCCATCACAAAGG GCTTGAAGCATGTGAGCGATGACCAGAAGACCCACAAGAATCCTACCCTGAGGAGTCAGAATGCTCCAGTGCGCACTGGACCAAAACCCTTTGCTTCTGCCGGCCCCCGACCTGCCGTGTCTGCCCCCCCAACCCGCACCCTGCCCCCTGTTCTGGAGCTGGAGGGGAAGAAGTGGAAAGTG GAGAACCAGGAGGGAGCACAGGACTTGGTGATCAGTAACACTGAGCTGAAGCAAGTGGTTTATGCTTTCAAGTGTAACAAAAGTACCCTGCAGGTTAAGGGCAAAATCAACTCCATCACTGTGG ACAACTGTAAGAAAACAGGCCTGGTGTTCGATGATGTCGTGGGCATCGTGGAGATCATCAACTGCAAGGATGTCAAGGTCCAG GTCATGGGTAAGGTCCCCACCATCTCCATCAACAAGACGGACGGTTGCCATGTTTACCTGAGCAAAGACTCTCTGAGCTGCGAGATCGTTAGCGCCAAGAGCTCAGAGATGAACATCCTGGTGCCCAACAAAGATGGAGAATTT ACGGAGCTTCCTGTTCCTGAGCAGTTCAAGACCATCTGGGATGGCGAGAAGCTCGTTACCACAGCAACAGAGATCGCCGGATAA
- the ppt1 gene encoding palmitoyl-protein thioesterase 1 isoform X1 encodes MTAAILCFLLAGPVLLVAGSPVDDSNNGTTPLVIWHGMGDNCCNPLSMGAIKKMIEEEISGIYVISLMIGKNVIEDTENGFFMDVNEQVSMVCTQLAQDPKLKGGYNAMGFSQGAQFLRAVAQRCPSPPMKTLISVGGQHQGVYGLPRCPGESSHICDMIRKALNNGAYTDLVQKHLVQAQYWHDPLNDDLYKKHSLFLADINQERGINETYKKNLQKLEKIVMVKFLQDTVVDPVVTEWFGFLKTGQAKETETLQESVLYKEDRLGLAAMDKAKKLIFLASEGDHLQFTREWFNKNLLPFLR; translated from the exons ATGACAGCAGCCATCCTGTGTTTCCTCCTGGCTGGTCCAGTCCTGCTGGTTGCTGGGAGCCCAGTCGACGACTCCAACAATGGGACCACACCACTGGTGATATGGCACGGGATGG GGGACAACTGTTGTAACCCCCTCAGCATGGGAGCAATAAAGAAGATGATCGAGGAGGAGATCTCTGGCATTTACGTTATCTCACTGATGATTGGGAAAAATGTTATAGAG gacACAGAAAATGGGTTTTTCATGGATGTGAATGAGCAGGTGTCCATGGTGTGCACTCAGCTGGCTCAGGACCCAAAGTTGAAGGGAGGATACAATGCCATGGGCTTCTCGCAAGGGGCACAGTTCCT GAGGGCCGTGGCTCAGCGCTGTCCCTCTCCACCAATGAAAACCCTGATCTCTGTTGGCGGCCAGCACCAAG GAGTGTACGGGCTGCCCAGATGTCCTGGAGAGAGTTCGCATATCTGTGACATGATACGCAAAGCTCTGAACAATGGAGCATACACTGACCTGGTCCAAAAACA CTTGGTGCAGGCACAGTACTGGCATGACCCCTTAAATGACGATCTGTACAAGAAGCACAGCCTCTTCCTGGCCGACATCAATCAGGAGAGA GGTATAAATGAGACTTACAAGAAGAATCTTCAGAAGCTGGAAAAGATTGTCATGGTCAAGTTCCTGCAGGACACTGTAGTGGATCCTGTTGTTACTGAG TGGTTTGGCTTCCTGAAAACAGGTCAGGccaaagagacagagactctACAGGAGAGTGTTCTCTACAAAGAG GATCGTCTGGGCCTGGCAGCAATGGACAAGGCCAAAAAGCTGATTTTTCTAGCAAGTGAGGGAGACCACCTGCAGTTCACCCGAGAATGGTTCAACAAAAACCTGCTGCCTTTCTTACGCTAG
- the rragcb gene encoding ras-related GTP binding Cb, with translation MLARCANPRQSHSCPDYSDQNHQRTDPGQAFKHRMSTQFEEPALTRSYGVVGSFPKSFGYGVDEPDMEETSTPADKPRILLMGLRRSGKSSIQKVVFHKMSPNETLFLESTNKIYKDDISSSSFVNFQIWDFPGQVDFFDPTFDSEMIFKGTGALIFVIDAQDDYVEALGRLHLTVSRAYKVNPDINFAVFIHKVDGLSDDHKIETQRDIHQRANDDLADASLEKVHLSFYLTSIYDHSIFEAFSKVVQKLIPQLPTLENLLNIFISHSGIEKAFLFDVVSKIYIATDSSPVDMQSYELCCDMIDVVIDFSCIYGLMEDGSGCAYDKESLAIIKLNNTTVLYLKEVTKFLALVCILREESFERKGLIEYNFHCFRKAIHEVFEVGTSTQGAAWTPGSSSSNNLSSLKYAALNGNAV, from the exons ATGCTAGCTCGTTGTGCAAATCCTCGACAATCGCATTCCTGTCCAGATTATTCAGATCAAAACCACCAGAGAACAGACCCAGGACAGGCGTTTAAACACAGGATGTCTACTCAGTTCGAGGAGCCCGCTTTGACGAGGAGTTACGGTGTTGTGGGCTCGTTTCCCAAAAGTTTTGGCTATGGGGTGGATGAGCCAGACATGGAGGAGACCTCCACCCCAGCTGATAAACCGAGGATCCTGTTGATGGGGCTGAGGCGGAGTGGCAAGTCATCTATTCAGAAA GTTGTATTCCACAAGATGTCGCCCAATGAGACTTTATTCCTTGAGAGCACCAACAAAATCTACAAGGACGACATCTCCAGCAGCTCATTTGTCAACTTCCAAATCTGGGACTTTCCTGGCCAGGTGGATTTCTTCGACCCTACGTTTGACAGTGAGATGATCTTCAAGGGAACCGGTGCTTTGATTTTTGTCATTGACGCTCAG GACGATTATGTTGAGGCTCTCGGGCGGTTACATCTCACCGTATCCCGAGCCTACAAAGTGAATCCAGACATCAACTTTGCTGTGTTCATTCATAAAGTGGATGGTCTGTCAGATGACCacaaaatagaaacacaaagagacatTCATCAGAGGGCCAATGATGATCTGGCAGATGCCAGCCTGGAGAAGGTCCACCTCAG cTTCTACCTGACCAGCATCTATGACCACTCCATATTTGAAGCCTTCAGTAAAGTCGTCCAGAAGCTCATTCCTCAGTTACCAACATTGGAGAACCtgttgaatattttcatatca CATTCTGGGATTGAGAAAGCCTTCCTCTTTGATGTTGTTAGCAAGATTTACATCGCCACGGACAGCTCTCCTGTGGATATGCAGTCCTATGAACTCTGCTGTGACATGATAGATGTTGTCATTGATTTCTCCTGCATTTACGG TCTAATGGAGGATGGCAGTGGCTGTGCCTATGACAAGGAGTCTCTGGCCATCATCAAGCTCAACAACACTACAGTGCTTTATTTGAAAGAGGTCACAAAGTTTCTCGCCCTTGTCTGCATCCTCAGAGAAGAGAGTTTTGAGAGGAAAG GTTTGATTGAGTATAACTTCCATTGTTTCCGAAAAGCCATCCACGAAGTGTTTGAAGTTGGCACCTCAACACAAGGTGCAGCCTGGACACCTGGGAGCTCATCCAGCAACAACTTGAGCAGTTTAAAATATGCTGCGCTGAATGGAAATGCTGTTTAA